In Limibacter armeniacum, a single window of DNA contains:
- a CDS encoding zinc metallopeptidase, with product MIWVIIIGFMILGWLVQYRLKSKFKRYSQMPIRSGLSGAEVVELMLRDNGIHDVRITCIPGKLTDHYNPTNKTINLSEAVYYGRNAAAAAVAAHETGHAVQHARAYAPLKLRSALVPIQNASTKILNIIFMFSIIGAFFIGIFPREIAFLLIIACYAVFALFSIVTLPVEFDASKRALAWIDQAGIVSSQEHEASKDALKWAAMTYVVAAISSIAMLLYYISIFMGGRD from the coding sequence ATGATTTGGGTAATTATTATCGGCTTTATGATTCTTGGATGGTTGGTACAGTACCGCCTGAAGAGCAAATTCAAGCGCTACTCTCAAATGCCCATCCGTTCTGGTTTATCTGGTGCTGAAGTAGTTGAGTTGATGTTGCGGGACAATGGCATTCATGACGTAAGGATTACATGTATTCCTGGTAAATTGACGGACCATTACAATCCAACCAACAAGACTATCAACTTGAGTGAAGCAGTGTATTATGGAAGGAATGCCGCTGCAGCAGCAGTTGCCGCTCACGAAACAGGACACGCTGTACAGCATGCAAGAGCATATGCTCCACTAAAACTAAGATCGGCACTGGTACCGATACAGAATGCTAGTACAAAAATTCTGAATATCATCTTTATGTTCAGTATTATTGGCGCATTTTTCATAGGTATTTTCCCTAGAGAAATAGCCTTTTTATTAATTATTGCATGTTATGCAGTATTTGCACTTTTCAGTATCGTAACACTTCCAGTAGAGTTTGACGCCAGCAAACGTGCATTGGCATGGATAGATCAGGCAGGAATTGTTTCCAGCCAAGAACATGAAGCTTCAAAAGATGCATTGAAATGGGCTGCCATGACTTATGTAGTAGCCGCTATTTCATCAATCGCCATGTTGCTTTATTATATATCCATCTTTATGGGAGGTCGTGACTAA
- a CDS encoding methylated-DNA--[protein]-cysteine S-methyltransferase has protein sequence MQTINIQHFNTSFGELILGDFQGEICICDWRYRKMRDTVDNRIKTALKAEFTESDTPLLSALRDQLSEYFQGTRNTFDLPLLLIGTDFQKTVWNELINVPYGKTETYLGLSRKLQNEKAIRAVASANGANSIAIIIPCHRIIGSNGELTGYAGGLNTKKKLLQLEGVKFPSEQLSLF, from the coding sequence ATGCAAACTATTAATATCCAGCACTTCAACACTTCTTTTGGTGAATTGATTCTAGGTGACTTTCAAGGAGAAATCTGTATCTGCGACTGGAGATACCGTAAAATGAGAGATACTGTTGACAACAGGATAAAAACAGCCTTGAAAGCCGAATTTACAGAGTCAGACACCCCCCTACTCTCAGCCTTGCGAGATCAGCTTAGTGAGTACTTTCAAGGTACCAGAAATACATTTGATTTACCCTTACTCCTGATTGGAACCGACTTCCAGAAAACTGTCTGGAATGAACTTATCAATGTCCCGTACGGAAAAACAGAAACCTACTTAGGACTATCCCGAAAACTTCAAAATGAAAAAGCCATCAGGGCTGTTGCTTCTGCGAATGGCGCCAATTCTATTGCCATTATCATCCCATGTCACAGGATTATTGGCAGTAACGGAGAACTTACGGGCTACGCAGGTGGACTCAATACCAAGAAAAAATTGTTACAACTTGAGGGGGTAAAATTTCCTTCAGAGCAACTTTCGCTATTCTAA
- the rfaE2 gene encoding D-glycero-beta-D-manno-heptose 1-phosphate adenylyltransferase, producing MKNTAEKLYTLDQLKEVRNQWKKEGLKVVFTNGCFDILHLGHIDYLEKARQKGDKLIIGLNTDASVSKLKGPERPINNEYARGRMLAALAFVDAVVPFGEETPFELISELIPDTLVKGSDYTVDTIVGADIVMANGGTVETIDLVDGYSTTNIIQKIQK from the coding sequence ATGAAAAATACCGCTGAAAAATTATATACACTTGACCAGCTAAAGGAAGTCCGTAACCAATGGAAAAAGGAAGGACTAAAAGTCGTTTTCACCAATGGGTGTTTTGACATTTTGCACCTTGGTCATATTGACTATCTAGAAAAAGCCCGTCAGAAAGGGGACAAACTGATTATTGGATTGAATACAGATGCCTCAGTCAGTAAACTGAAAGGCCCTGAAAGACCTATCAATAATGAGTATGCTCGCGGTCGTATGCTTGCTGCTCTGGCCTTTGTAGATGCTGTTGTTCCATTTGGAGAAGAAACACCTTTTGAACTGATCAGTGAACTGATTCCTGATACACTTGTAAAGGGCAGCGACTATACAGTTGATACTATTGTAGGTGCTGATATTGTAATGGCAAACGGCGGAACTGTAGAAACAATCGACTTGGTTGATGGTTACTCTACTACCAATATCATTCAGAAAATCCAGAAATAG
- a CDS encoding lysylphosphatidylglycerol synthase transmembrane domain-containing protein yields MKKILQYTISLIIAGALFWYVYKEHDISELLSVFKQANPVWILISVAVSLVSHYSRGLRWGLALKPLGYNTSNFRIFMATLSAYFANAVVPRMGEVVRCSVLYKTERVPVKVSFGAVITERALDMIVFLALASTMFLMEFDKVSGFVFKLIDDGSDQMVNKFIILGVLGISGLAVLALMVIFRNRLRQLPLYHKVVDFISGFADGLTSIRKMSTKDQFLYVVHTANIWFMYYLMSYLLFFASDTTADLGMRCAFAAMMMGGLGMIIPTPGGAGSYHLLVTQTLIAYGLTEMEAGAFAFLMHGSQTLSIVFFGGLSLIISNQIGRKKSKEAPQPTDDKSIPLQESSNNR; encoded by the coding sequence GTGAAGAAAATACTACAATATACCATCTCGCTCATCATTGCAGGGGCTCTGTTTTGGTACGTTTATAAAGAACATGATATAAGTGAACTGCTAAGCGTGTTTAAACAAGCAAATCCTGTATGGATACTAATTTCAGTGGCTGTTTCATTGGTTAGCCACTACAGTAGGGGCCTGAGATGGGGATTGGCATTGAAACCACTTGGCTACAACACAAGCAACTTCAGGATATTTATGGCAACACTGTCTGCTTATTTTGCCAATGCTGTTGTCCCTCGAATGGGTGAAGTTGTTCGTTGCAGTGTACTATACAAAACTGAAAGAGTTCCAGTAAAAGTCTCATTTGGTGCTGTTATCACTGAACGTGCCTTAGACATGATTGTATTCCTGGCGCTTGCAAGTACGATGTTCCTGATGGAATTTGACAAGGTAAGTGGGTTTGTTTTCAAGTTAATAGATGATGGGTCTGACCAAATGGTCAACAAGTTTATCATACTTGGAGTACTTGGGATAAGTGGACTTGCAGTATTGGCTTTGATGGTAATATTCCGTAATCGACTACGCCAATTACCATTATACCACAAGGTTGTAGACTTTATTTCAGGTTTTGCCGATGGACTAACCAGTATTCGTAAGATGTCTACCAAAGACCAGTTTCTTTACGTAGTCCATACAGCTAATATCTGGTTTATGTATTACCTGATGTCATACCTACTGTTTTTTGCCTCAGACACCACTGCTGATTTAGGAATGCGATGCGCCTTTGCTGCGATGATGATGGGAGGCTTAGGCATGATTATCCCAACCCCTGGTGGAGCAGGTTCATATCATCTTTTGGTTACTCAAACACTGATAGCTTACGGGCTTACAGAAATGGAAGCAGGTGCATTTGCATTTCTGATGCATGGGTCTCAAACATTGTCAATTGTTTTCTTTGGTGGATTGAGCTTAATCATTTCAAACCAGATCGGTAGAAAAAAAAGCAAGGAAGCACCACAACCAACAGACGATAAGTCCATCCCTCTTCAAGAGTCATCCAACAACCGCTAA
- the panD gene encoding aspartate 1-decarboxylase, whose amino-acid sequence MFIHVLKSKIHRVKVTQAELNYVGSITIDEDLMDAADLIEGEKVQIVNNNNGERFETYVIKGERGSGVICLNGAAARKVQVGDILIIISYCMLEKEEAKALKPKLVFPDESNRILEEAIIK is encoded by the coding sequence ATGTTTATACACGTTCTTAAATCCAAAATACACAGAGTTAAAGTTACCCAGGCAGAACTGAACTACGTGGGAAGCATCACAATTGATGAAGATCTAATGGATGCTGCTGATCTAATCGAAGGAGAGAAGGTTCAGATCGTGAACAACAATAATGGGGAGCGTTTTGAAACGTATGTGATCAAGGGTGAACGTGGCAGCGGCGTGATTTGCTTGAACGGTGCAGCTGCTCGTAAAGTACAGGTAGGTGATATTCTGATCATCATCTCTTACTGTATGCTTGAAAAAGAAGAGGCTAAAGCATTAAAGCCAAAACTCGTATTCCCTGACGAATCAAACAGAATTTTGGAGGAAGCGATCATCAAGTAA
- the panC gene encoding pantoate--beta-alanine ligase encodes MQIFRDVDTIKTYLQEHRQNGNKIGFVPTMGTLHQGHLSLIQESTNDCDVTVCSVYVNPTQFNNAKDLETYPRQESEDLEKLKAAGCDAVFLPSNEVIYPNGMNTDHLLKFDFGILERQLEGEKRPGHFNGVGIVVSKLFHIVQPDNAYFGQKDLQQYLIVRKMVQDLSFGIKVKGCPTIREADGLAMSSRNLRLSEADRKVAPLLYQVISKVKDDIQAGVSVKEALENGEASLGADSAFTLEYLAVRETSRLLPIEKVEQGSDFAVLVAAHLGGVRLIDNILVEHN; translated from the coding sequence ATGCAGATTTTTCGTGATGTCGACACTATTAAAACATATTTGCAGGAGCACCGGCAAAATGGAAACAAAATAGGCTTTGTGCCTACTATGGGAACCTTACATCAAGGACACCTTTCGCTCATTCAAGAGTCTACTAACGATTGTGACGTAACTGTATGTAGTGTTTATGTAAATCCTACCCAGTTCAACAACGCCAAGGACTTGGAAACTTACCCCAGACAAGAGTCTGAGGACCTTGAAAAGCTGAAGGCTGCGGGCTGTGATGCTGTCTTCCTACCATCTAACGAAGTGATCTATCCGAATGGGATGAATACAGATCATTTACTAAAATTTGATTTTGGTATTTTGGAAAGGCAACTGGAAGGTGAAAAGCGTCCAGGTCACTTCAATGGTGTGGGTATCGTTGTAAGTAAACTGTTCCACATCGTACAGCCTGACAATGCCTACTTTGGCCAAAAGGATTTACAGCAATACCTAATCGTTCGTAAGATGGTTCAGGACCTTTCCTTTGGCATCAAAGTAAAAGGTTGTCCGACAATAAGAGAAGCTGACGGCTTGGCTATGTCATCACGAAACCTGAGATTAAGTGAAGCAGACAGAAAAGTAGCCCCTTTGCTTTATCAAGTCATTTCGAAAGTTAAGGATGACATTCAAGCGGGTGTCTCTGTAAAAGAAGCTTTGGAAAATGGAGAAGCAAGTTTGGGTGCTGACTCTGCATTTACCCTCGAGTATCTTGCAGTAAGGGAAACATCTCGACTTCTTCCTATTGAAAAGGTCGAACAAGGGAGCGACTTCGCTGTGTTGGTTGCGGCACACTTAGGAGGCGTCAGGCTGATTGATAATATATTGGTTGAGCACAACTAA
- a CDS encoding glycogen/starch synthase: MSKLKILYVSSEINPFLQTSEVADYVRKLPQSMQEKGMEIRIMVPRFGLINERKNRLHEVVRLSGINIAVGEEEKPLTIKVASIPAAKLQVYFIDNEDYFQRKSVFTDNKNDDKFFEDNDERAIFFCKGVIETVKKLGWAPDIVHCNDWITSLIPLYLKTTYKNDPVFKNSKSIYTIYNTSFQHKFDETLPDKVKMVDIEDTMLSNLSSDYEGFIKIGSEYADLVTKSSKDVEQQINGLLHNIDAEKINTIEKTEAYADSYFELYTSLKS, translated from the coding sequence ATGTCAAAATTAAAAATTCTTTACGTATCAAGTGAGATTAACCCTTTCCTTCAGACTTCCGAAGTTGCTGACTATGTAAGAAAACTACCTCAATCCATGCAGGAAAAAGGTATGGAAATCAGAATCATGGTGCCTCGTTTCGGACTGATCAACGAAAGAAAGAATAGATTGCATGAGGTAGTAAGACTTTCTGGAATCAACATTGCCGTAGGAGAAGAGGAAAAGCCACTGACAATCAAAGTAGCTTCCATTCCTGCTGCAAAGCTGCAAGTATATTTCATTGATAATGAGGACTACTTTCAGCGCAAATCAGTCTTTACAGACAACAAGAATGATGATAAGTTTTTCGAAGACAATGATGAGCGTGCTATCTTCTTCTGTAAGGGCGTGATTGAAACAGTGAAAAAGCTTGGTTGGGCACCTGACATTGTACACTGTAATGATTGGATAACCAGTCTTATACCATTGTACTTGAAGACCACTTACAAGAACGATCCTGTATTCAAGAACTCTAAATCAATTTATACCATTTACAATACGTCTTTCCAACACAAGTTTGATGAGACACTGCCAGATAAGGTAAAAATGGTTGATATTGAAGATACAATGCTGTCGAACCTGTCATCTGATTATGAAGGTTTCATCAAGATTGGTTCTGAATATGCAGATCTTGTAACAAAGTCAAGCAAAGATGTTGAGCAGCAAATCAATGGACTGTTGCATAATATTGACGCTGAGAAGATCAATACAATTGAGAAAACAGAAGCATATGCAGACTCATACTTTGAACTGTATACTTCGTTGAAATCATAA
- a CDS encoding DUF4270 family protein, producing MNFKRYSIFLLTLASGLFSSCSTDNEENLIGGDLDPSNVVETIYTDTLTVDTRVITTLAPSVSNVSTMLLGSTDDGRLGTTKANFYTELITLVDSLGFQDGAVIDSVSLNLVSTGYLYGDSTSMLNIKLYELADSIRSVDSDGDANVYRSTDSLSQEQLGTFIKETALEYHDDTIRIALDNSFGQRFLDMFANAEDADTLVTNDYLRERFNGLGLVVENVQNSWVGGFVPAVSSSSGITSGSGIFIHYHYNDTLNSTAAIYFGRRFHNIDFQRGTSLAEQPSGLGESIDSDELNNEAFVIAGTGITTVLNFDNIKSIYDAAGGNVLINRADLVMNTVGSTEDGRIPDDRNSSPISSMTLYRFVDNAVDTLATPIGSLFLGDGSSASYSGALSYDPITLTSYLNDRMKSLGKGETVDDDGIILVPASNSVSVNKTIIPDNRSEAAHPLNGLPAKMKLILTYTVFNEATGE from the coding sequence ATGAACTTCAAAAGATACAGCATATTTTTACTGACTTTAGCATCAGGGCTTTTTTCTTCTTGTAGCACCGATAATGAGGAAAACTTAATTGGTGGAGACCTGGACCCAAGTAATGTAGTGGAAACGATCTATACTGATACACTGACGGTGGATACAAGGGTTATTACTACTTTAGCACCAAGTGTCAGTAATGTATCAACAATGCTTTTAGGATCGACAGATGATGGTAGGCTAGGGACTACAAAGGCTAATTTCTATACAGAATTGATTACACTAGTCGACTCATTAGGATTTCAAGATGGAGCTGTAATTGATTCAGTATCCCTTAACCTAGTATCAACTGGTTATTTATATGGAGACTCTACTTCCATGCTTAATATTAAGCTTTATGAATTAGCGGACTCTATTAGAAGTGTGGATAGTGATGGTGACGCTAATGTATATAGATCAACAGATAGCCTTTCACAAGAGCAACTAGGTACTTTTATTAAAGAAACTGCTTTAGAGTACCATGATGATACGATTAGAATTGCGCTAGACAACAGTTTTGGACAAAGATTTTTGGATATGTTTGCCAATGCTGAAGATGCTGATACATTAGTAACAAACGATTATTTGAGAGAGCGTTTTAATGGTCTTGGACTTGTGGTTGAAAATGTTCAAAATTCTTGGGTTGGAGGTTTTGTACCTGCAGTATCGTCTAGTTCTGGAATAACATCAGGTTCAGGGATTTTTATCCATTATCATTATAATGATACTTTAAACAGTACAGCTGCAATTTATTTTGGTCGAAGGTTTCATAATATTGACTTCCAAAGAGGTACATCTTTAGCTGAACAACCAAGTGGACTAGGTGAAAGTATTGATTCAGATGAACTGAATAATGAAGCTTTTGTAATAGCGGGAACTGGTATTACAACCGTTTTGAACTTTGATAATATCAAATCTATCTATGATGCTGCTGGAGGAAATGTACTCATCAATAGAGCTGATTTGGTAATGAATACAGTTGGCTCTACAGAGGATGGTCGAATTCCTGATGATAGAAATTCGTCACCTATTTCTAGTATGACTTTATATAGATTTGTTGACAATGCTGTAGATACATTAGCAACTCCTATTGGGTCATTGTTTTTAGGTGATGGTTCTTCGGCATCTTACTCAGGAGCATTATCTTATGACCCAATTACTTTGACTTCATATCTAAATGATAGAATGAAATCATTAGGTAAAGGTGAGACTGTAGATGATGATGGGATTATACTTGTTCCTGCTTCAAATAGTGTGAGCGTTAACAAGACAATTATTCCAGATAACCGTAGTGAAGCAGCCCATCCTTTGAATGGTCTTCCTGCTAAAATGAAATTAATACTTACTTATACGGTATTTAATGAAGCAACAGGAGAATAA
- the glmS gene encoding glutamine--fructose-6-phosphate transaminase (isomerizing), with protein MCGIVGYVGHRNASEVLIKGLQRLEYRGYDSAGIALIKEGLHVFKKQGKVAELQKIIEGKDTTATIGIGHTRWATHGGPSDGNAHPHYSSDKKLAMVHNGIIENYDVLKKELIAKGHTFESETDTEVFLHFIEQIQKDNNIALEEAVRIALNEVIGAYAIVIVSEDAPDQLIAARKGSPLVIGIGENKSEYFLASDATPIVEYTKDVVYINDEEVAVIRGGEMKITDIKNVEKTPYIQTLEMELEAIEKGGYDHFMMKEIMEQPRSVADCLRGRVIADQMHVKLGGIRHKMKDLMNANRIIIAACGTSWHAGLVAEYIIEEFTRIPVEVEYASEFRYRNPIIREDDVLIAISQSGETADTLAAIELAKSKGATILGVCNVVGSSIARSSDEGAYTHAGPEIGVASTKAFTAQLTVLTTMALMIAKEKQTLPEETLHKLLVDLESIPEKIAEALKCEEEIKKISEMYKDAQNFLYLGRGYNFPVALEGALKLKEISYIHAEGYPAAEMKHGPIALIDEEMPVAFIATKDSSYEKIVSNIQEVKARKGKVIAIVTKGDTLIPSMVDHAIEVPDVHEALMPMVSVIPLQLLSYYIAVLRGCDVDQPRNLAKSVTVE; from the coding sequence ATGTGTGGAATCGTAGGTTACGTAGGGCATAGAAATGCCTCAGAAGTTCTTATTAAAGGATTACAAAGACTTGAATATAGAGGGTATGATAGTGCTGGTATAGCACTGATTAAAGAAGGGTTACATGTATTCAAGAAACAAGGGAAAGTTGCAGAACTTCAGAAAATTATAGAAGGTAAAGATACAACTGCAACAATTGGTATCGGTCATACCCGTTGGGCCACACATGGAGGACCAAGTGATGGAAATGCTCACCCTCATTATTCTTCAGACAAAAAGCTGGCAATGGTGCATAATGGCATCATTGAAAATTATGATGTTCTGAAAAAAGAGTTAATAGCAAAAGGGCATACTTTTGAGAGTGAGACTGATACAGAAGTGTTTTTGCACTTTATTGAGCAGATTCAGAAAGACAATAACATTGCTTTGGAAGAGGCTGTGCGTATTGCTCTCAATGAAGTAATTGGAGCATATGCAATTGTGATCGTATCCGAAGATGCACCAGATCAGTTAATCGCAGCAAGAAAGGGCAGCCCATTGGTAATTGGCATTGGGGAAAACAAATCAGAATATTTCTTAGCTTCTGATGCAACTCCAATCGTTGAGTATACAAAAGATGTCGTTTACATCAATGATGAGGAAGTTGCAGTTATCAGAGGTGGTGAAATGAAGATCACTGATATCAAGAATGTGGAAAAGACTCCTTATATCCAAACTCTGGAAATGGAGCTGGAAGCAATTGAGAAAGGTGGTTATGACCATTTCATGATGAAAGAGATCATGGAGCAACCAAGATCAGTTGCAGATTGCCTAAGAGGTCGTGTGATTGCCGATCAGATGCACGTTAAACTGGGTGGTATTCGTCATAAGATGAAAGATCTGATGAACGCTAACAGGATTATCATTGCAGCTTGTGGTACTTCATGGCATGCAGGCCTTGTGGCTGAATATATCATTGAGGAGTTTACTCGTATCCCAGTAGAGGTAGAATATGCGTCTGAGTTTCGCTACAGAAATCCTATCATTAGAGAGGATGATGTACTGATTGCTATTTCTCAGTCAGGTGAAACAGCTGATACTTTGGCTGCTATCGAACTGGCTAAATCAAAAGGTGCAACTATACTAGGTGTTTGTAACGTTGTAGGTTCTTCAATTGCCCGTTCTTCGGATGAGGGAGCTTATACGCATGCAGGACCTGAGATCGGTGTGGCAAGTACCAAAGCCTTTACTGCTCAGCTGACTGTACTGACAACGATGGCCTTGATGATTGCAAAAGAGAAGCAAACATTGCCTGAGGAAACTTTGCACAAGCTTTTGGTTGACCTTGAAAGTATTCCTGAGAAAATTGCTGAGGCGTTGAAATGTGAGGAAGAAATCAAAAAGATTTCAGAAATGTACAAGGATGCTCAGAACTTCCTGTATCTGGGACGTGGTTATAACTTCCCTGTTGCATTGGAAGGAGCACTAAAGCTGAAAGAAATTTCATATATCCACGCAGAAGGTTACCCTGCTGCTGAAATGAAACACGGACCAATTGCACTGATTGATGAGGAAATGCCTGTTGCGTTTATCGCTACAAAAGACAGCTCTTACGAGAAGATTGTTTCCAACATTCAAGAGGTGAAAGCAAGAAAAGGTAAAGTGATCGCAATTGTAACTAAAGGTGATACATTGATCCCTTCTATGGTCGATCATGCCATTGAAGTTCCTGATGTACATGAAGCGCTGATGCCAATGGTTTCTGTAATTCCATTGCAGTTACTATCGTACTATATTGCTGTATTGAGAGGTTGTGATGTGGATCAGCCACGTAACTTGGCTAAGTCCGTAACAGTAGAATAA
- a CDS encoding transposase family protein, with translation MKPKSISARRLQSLTSLTKEELRELEGIFSYVYVEALQQYTMKGRPRRKPLKKLDDYRNSSLQGIETKLFFILYSLKENPTQESLGLYFNISQSKVSEWLYFLGNCLLQTLNYVGELPANVMEEFRKKLKPYWSEVFLVDGVERLIQRPKDSEKQKMNYSGKKKRHTTKNLVITDKEGKQVLYLSETVAGSIHDKKLFDQQQFAFPKKGIKLLGDLAFKGIDLDNVTFIVPIKKHKGIELPDFMKEANRKLASIRVRVEHAICGIKRLRILKDIFRLRREGALDRVMKIGAGLHNFRSRRRRLVNT, from the coding sequence GTGAAACCTAAATCCATAAGTGCCCGTCGCCTACAGAGTTTAACGTCCTTGACCAAGGAAGAGTTGAGAGAATTGGAAGGAATTTTCTCATATGTTTATGTTGAAGCCTTACAGCAGTATACCATGAAAGGGAGGCCTCGCAGGAAGCCTTTGAAGAAGCTGGATGATTACCGTAACAGCAGTCTCCAAGGGATAGAGACTAAACTCTTTTTTATTCTATATAGCTTGAAGGAGAATCCCACGCAAGAATCACTAGGATTGTATTTCAATATCAGTCAAAGTAAGGTAAGTGAATGGCTATATTTCCTGGGAAACTGCTTACTACAAACATTAAATTATGTAGGAGAGCTACCTGCCAATGTAATGGAAGAGTTTCGAAAAAAACTTAAGCCTTACTGGAGTGAAGTATTCTTAGTGGATGGAGTAGAACGCCTCATACAGCGTCCAAAGGACTCGGAAAAGCAAAAGATGAACTACAGTGGAAAGAAGAAGAGACATACTACCAAGAACCTTGTCATCACCGACAAAGAGGGTAAGCAAGTGCTCTATCTTTCTGAGACTGTAGCAGGTAGTATTCATGATAAAAAGCTTTTTGATCAACAACAGTTTGCCTTTCCTAAAAAAGGTATCAAGCTACTGGGGGACTTAGCCTTCAAGGGCATTGATCTTGATAATGTTACATTCATTGTGCCTATCAAAAAACACAAAGGGATTGAGCTACCTGATTTTATGAAAGAGGCGAATAGAAAGCTGGCAAGTATAAGGGTTCGTGTTGAGCATGCTATCTGCGGGATTAAAAGGCTCAGAATCCTCAAGGATATTTTCAGGCTAAGAAGAGAAGGGGCATTAGATAGAGTGATGAAAATTGGAGCGGGTTTACATAACTTCAGATCTCGAAGGAGAAGACTTGTTAATACATAG